The Saccharopolyspora gloriosae genome has a segment encoding these proteins:
- a CDS encoding nucleotide pyrophosphohydrolase: MDSIAELRARLRDFAQERDWGRFHTPKNLAMALSGEAGELIAELQWLDETAVADGLAQGALKGRLEDEAADVLLYLVQFAEASGIDLVEAAHAKIDRNESRYPAHLAHGTAAKQADLHSPPEA; this comes from the coding sequence ATGGACAGCATCGCTGAGCTCCGAGCCCGGTTGCGCGACTTCGCGCAGGAACGCGACTGGGGGCGGTTCCACACCCCGAAGAACCTCGCGATGGCGCTCAGCGGCGAAGCGGGCGAGCTGATCGCGGAACTGCAGTGGCTCGACGAGACCGCCGTCGCCGACGGGCTCGCACAGGGCGCGCTGAAGGGTCGGCTCGAGGACGAGGCCGCCGACGTCCTGCTCTACCTGGTCCAGTTCGCCGAAGCATCGGGAATCGACCTCGTCGAAGCGGCGCACGCCAAGATCGACCGCAACGAGTCCCGCTACCCGGCCCACCTCGCCCACGGCACCGCTGCCAAGCAGGCCGACCTGCACTCCCCACCCGAAGCCTGA
- a CDS encoding response regulator transcription factor: MTATMIGPSIGWPGDAGAAIPHQDPSAARRCILLVDDDPDVVEVITGYLHRADYTSIVASDGPTGMALFRRMRPDLIVLDVGLPGLDGIRFCEQVRAETTTPVIMLTGRAEEEDRLRGLIAGADDYLTKPFSGRELVLRIHAVLRRTQVVPAPQRPAPELSAGDLVVNESSRVVSKNGRPLTLTNREFDLFVFLLRNPNQVFGKDELMSEVWNYDFGDASTVTVHMRRLREKIEDDPSRPKILVTVWGVGYRFDPPDAAR, from the coding sequence GTGACCGCGACCATGATCGGACCGTCGATAGGGTGGCCGGGTGATGCCGGAGCCGCCATCCCCCATCAGGACCCGTCGGCCGCGCGCCGCTGCATCTTGCTGGTGGACGACGATCCCGACGTGGTCGAAGTGATCACCGGATACCTGCACCGTGCGGACTACACCTCGATCGTCGCTTCCGACGGTCCGACGGGCATGGCGCTGTTCCGGCGGATGCGCCCGGATCTGATCGTCCTGGACGTCGGATTGCCCGGCCTGGACGGAATCCGGTTCTGCGAGCAGGTCCGTGCGGAGACCACCACCCCGGTGATCATGCTGACCGGCCGGGCGGAGGAGGAGGACCGGTTGCGCGGGCTCATCGCGGGAGCCGACGACTACCTCACCAAACCGTTCAGCGGACGCGAACTCGTGCTGCGCATCCACGCGGTGCTGCGGCGCACGCAGGTCGTCCCGGCGCCGCAGCGGCCGGCACCGGAACTGTCCGCGGGCGATCTGGTCGTCAACGAGAGTTCCCGGGTCGTGAGCAAGAACGGCAGGCCCCTCACGCTGACGAATCGGGAGTTCGACCTGTTCGTGTTCCTGCTGCGGAATCCGAACCAGGTGTTCGGGAAGGACGAGCTGATGAGTGAGGTGTGGAACTACGACTTCGGCGACGCCTCCACGGTCACGGTGCACATGCGCAGGCTGCGGGAGAAGATCGAGGACGACCCGTCCCGGCCGAAGATCCTGGTGACCGTGTGGGGCGTGGGCTACCGCTTCGACCCACCGGACGCCGCGCGGTAA
- a CDS encoding AAA family ATPase: protein MVSPRSLFLCRPGPTGADGRIHGRAEALDRIVESCTDAVPLVLVTGPAGVGRSAVLAQARDRVAERGMSTMDIPVVCGGLDVPEVVGGIPGALGAEPEPGESPWATLHRVLSGREKRVVVFLDDAQRLSPRSVHRMLGALRGLVRAPITFVCAVRTPAEPAAAPAEPIADLARVVRLRPLSARAVRGMLVDRLGAKPVAGLTETLRDECGGNPAVVRAAVDGYLRGGVLRVVDQHAHLVPGQVPEQPSGEQVPAVPGGFDSGGPALRVLRALTVLHPLRDAAPALIAEATGCGEDQVRRLLHDWCARAVVLPDRSGGFRFRIPMVAALLTARLGLFERRRISQLAVAALSTGAATAPDEHYLADRLAEAGNLIDRDRAIVELRRRADEVAAVDGVRAERWLRAAVKLCTDPALRAETLHRQVVSSARHARSHDATGLADEALRADARWLPDAAAQELRIIRVLGLAGAGDLDALGESADGADGADVVVRAAALCLLDRWREAYDLLGGNQWRHHDASTVLFGRLLREVSGALLGLDSADSEEPPRPAGTGAEVAGRLLDAVTLHTGADLVPWLEPGPSAPRRAIRSARAGNWDDALGRCRAALVAESVHGPVPGMTVLFREMATMLIARGRLNRAAAVLAEARTRNLPMPHLLLLTESDLADLLGEPERSRSLLEDALRRAAETGVVGGTAEVWRRLAAWEDRHGSSATAARCAERAGDADPAPEAVRLEQALARAVADSDQAAAAVAVEAADRDDPFGYATTVLTVAERGLAELGSLRAAYRIFGELDALLPRARMRALLPAGELGEQGRAATVDENERLLARLVAEGLSNQQLAVVLGSTEKSVEGRLSRCFKRTGYRSRTELATATVNDELYSADFA from the coding sequence ATGGTCAGTCCTCGATCGCTCTTCCTGTGTCGGCCGGGTCCGACGGGCGCGGACGGCAGGATCCACGGCCGGGCCGAAGCGCTCGACCGGATCGTCGAGTCCTGCACGGACGCTGTGCCGCTGGTGCTGGTCACCGGTCCGGCCGGAGTCGGCCGCAGCGCCGTGCTCGCCCAGGCGCGCGACCGCGTCGCCGAACGCGGAATGTCCACAATGGATATTCCGGTGGTGTGCGGGGGCCTGGACGTTCCGGAGGTGGTCGGCGGCATTCCCGGCGCGCTCGGAGCCGAACCGGAACCCGGCGAGTCGCCGTGGGCGACGTTGCACCGCGTGCTGTCCGGCCGGGAAAAGCGCGTGGTGGTGTTCCTCGACGACGCGCAGCGGCTGTCCCCGCGCTCCGTGCACCGGATGCTGGGGGCGCTTCGCGGGCTGGTGCGGGCTCCGATCACCTTCGTCTGCGCGGTCCGCACCCCGGCGGAGCCGGCAGCCGCACCGGCGGAACCGATCGCCGATCTGGCGCGCGTGGTGCGGCTGCGCCCGCTGTCCGCCCGGGCGGTGCGCGGCATGCTCGTGGACCGGCTGGGTGCGAAACCCGTGGCAGGACTGACCGAAACGCTGCGCGACGAGTGCGGCGGCAACCCCGCCGTGGTGCGCGCCGCCGTGGACGGCTATCTGCGCGGCGGCGTGCTGCGGGTGGTCGATCAGCACGCGCACCTGGTGCCCGGCCAGGTGCCGGAGCAGCCGAGCGGTGAGCAGGTGCCCGCGGTACCCGGTGGCTTCGACTCGGGCGGGCCGGCCTTGCGGGTGCTGCGGGCGCTGACAGTGCTGCATCCGTTGCGGGACGCGGCGCCGGCCCTGATCGCCGAGGCCACCGGGTGCGGCGAGGACCAAGTGCGCCGACTGCTGCACGACTGGTGTGCGCGCGCAGTGGTGCTGCCGGATCGGAGCGGCGGGTTCCGATTCCGGATTCCGATGGTGGCGGCGCTGCTGACCGCGCGACTCGGGCTGTTCGAGCGCCGACGGATCTCACAGCTCGCGGTCGCCGCGTTGAGCACGGGCGCCGCGACCGCGCCGGACGAGCACTACCTCGCCGATCGGCTGGCGGAGGCGGGCAACCTCATCGACCGGGACCGCGCCATCGTCGAGTTGCGGCGTCGCGCTGACGAGGTCGCCGCCGTTGATGGGGTGCGCGCCGAGCGGTGGCTGCGGGCCGCGGTGAAGCTGTGCACCGACCCCGCGCTGCGCGCGGAGACGCTGCACCGGCAGGTGGTGAGCAGTGCTCGGCATGCGCGCTCGCACGACGCCACCGGGCTCGCCGATGAGGCGTTGCGCGCCGATGCGCGGTGGCTTCCCGACGCGGCGGCTCAGGAGCTGCGGATCATCCGGGTGCTGGGGCTCGCCGGTGCCGGAGATCTGGACGCGCTCGGCGAGTCGGCCGACGGCGCGGACGGGGCGGACGTCGTCGTGCGTGCCGCCGCGCTGTGCCTGCTCGACCGGTGGCGCGAGGCGTACGACCTGCTCGGCGGGAACCAGTGGCGGCACCACGACGCGAGCACCGTCCTGTTCGGACGCTTGCTGCGCGAGGTGTCCGGTGCGCTGCTCGGGCTGGACTCCGCTGATTCCGAGGAGCCGCCCCGGCCTGCCGGGACCGGTGCGGAGGTCGCGGGCAGGTTGCTGGACGCGGTCACGCTGCACACCGGAGCGGACCTGGTGCCGTGGCTCGAGCCGGGGCCGAGCGCGCCCCGGAGGGCGATTCGATCGGCGCGTGCCGGCAACTGGGACGACGCCCTCGGACGGTGCCGCGCCGCGCTCGTCGCCGAGTCGGTGCACGGCCCGGTGCCGGGGATGACGGTGCTGTTCAGGGAGATGGCCACGATGCTGATCGCGCGCGGCCGGTTGAACCGAGCCGCCGCCGTGCTCGCCGAAGCGCGCACCAGGAACCTGCCGATGCCGCACCTGCTGCTGCTCACCGAATCCGACCTCGCCGACCTGCTCGGCGAACCCGAGCGGTCCCGCTCGCTGCTGGAAGACGCGCTGCGCCGTGCCGCCGAAACCGGTGTCGTCGGCGGCACCGCCGAAGTGTGGCGGCGATTGGCGGCCTGGGAAGATCGCCACGGCAGCTCGGCCACCGCCGCGCGCTGCGCCGAGCGAGCCGGTGACGCCGACCCGGCACCGGAGGCCGTGCGGCTGGAGCAGGCGCTGGCACGAGCCGTCGCCGACTCGGACCAGGCAGCGGCCGCGGTGGCCGTCGAGGCCGCCGACCGCGATGACCCGTTCGGATACGCCACCACCGTGCTCACCGTCGCCGAACGAGGTCTCGCCGAGCTGGGCTCGCTGCGCGCGGCGTACCGGATCTTCGGTGAGCTGGACGCGCTGCTCCCGCGCGCCCGGATGCGCGCGCTGCTGCCCGCAGGGGAACTGGGCGAGCAGGGGCGTGCGGCCACGGTCGACGAGAACGAACGGCTGCTGGCCAGGCTCGTCGCGGAGGGACTGAGCAACCAGCAGCTCGCGGTGGTGCTGGGCAGCACCGAGAAGAGCGTGGAAGGGCGGCTGTCCCGGTGCTTCAAGCGCACCGGTTACCGCTCGCGGACCGAACTCGCCACGGCGACCGTCAACGACGAGCTCTACTCGGCGGATTTCGCGTAG
- a CDS encoding LuxR family transcriptional regulator → MIREDTAFEVGEGFEGREGALAALRGALRESAPRGRLVVVRGAAGSGRSSLLRTATRRWITEGVRAAQVRPVTGTLINGFDAVLHTLRVHFDRFADPSLIDRISKLARSRARAAADPAEEPAVVAELTEVFDRLGRLGPTALLFDDVDHLVDPALLLITARRPGCLVVAAVREPATPGAAELAEIADEVIDLGPLDERQIAATVGAGVHPDLLRALRIALGPLYGNPGTVLGTLEQLHRDGRLTTDGGRTRLRDSGSPLPLPKEHDLLCRADDLGEVAPRLLAAVSAVVALDIDDLPAVADALDTDLTVCGRTLDRLVESELLVADVDGRLSCVCAALADSAAGARPGTVRRIRALGSAAPVASLRPVAASPACAPDARSWTAAEYRIVDLIGAGRTNRQIASELGVSEKTVEKQLTRLFKRTGCRSRVELVTMRLRDTSPAEGLGWAS, encoded by the coding sequence GTGATTCGGGAGGACACGGCCTTCGAAGTCGGGGAGGGCTTCGAAGGCAGGGAGGGCGCGCTGGCCGCCCTGCGTGGCGCGTTGCGGGAGTCCGCGCCACGCGGGCGGCTGGTCGTCGTACGCGGAGCCGCGGGCAGCGGCCGCAGCAGTCTGCTGCGGACGGCGACCCGGCGCTGGATCACCGAAGGTGTCCGGGCAGCGCAGGTACGGCCCGTCACCGGCACCCTCATCAACGGTTTCGACGCGGTGCTGCACACGCTGCGCGTGCACTTCGACCGCTTCGCCGACCCCAGCCTGATCGATCGGATCAGCAAACTCGCCCGGTCCCGCGCCCGAGCTGCCGCGGATCCGGCGGAGGAGCCTGCCGTGGTCGCCGAGCTGACCGAGGTGTTCGACCGCCTCGGCAGGCTCGGCCCCACGGCGCTGCTGTTCGACGACGTCGACCACCTCGTCGACCCTGCGCTGCTGCTGATCACCGCGCGCCGCCCCGGCTGCCTGGTGGTCGCCGCGGTGCGCGAGCCCGCCACTCCGGGCGCCGCGGAGCTGGCCGAGATCGCCGACGAGGTGATCGACCTCGGCCCGCTCGACGAGCGGCAGATCGCGGCCACCGTCGGCGCCGGCGTGCACCCGGATCTGCTCCGCGCGTTGCGCATAGCGCTGGGGCCGCTGTACGGAAATCCGGGCACGGTGCTCGGCACCCTCGAACAGCTGCATCGCGATGGGCGGCTCACCACCGACGGCGGCCGGACGCGGTTGCGCGATTCCGGATCGCCGCTGCCGCTGCCCAAGGAGCACGACCTGCTGTGCCGCGCCGACGACCTCGGGGAGGTGGCGCCCCGGCTGCTGGCCGCCGTCAGCGCCGTGGTCGCGCTCGACATCGACGACCTGCCCGCGGTGGCCGACGCGCTCGACACCGACCTGACCGTCTGCGGCCGAACCTTGGACCGGCTCGTCGAATCGGAACTGCTGGTGGCCGACGTCGACGGGCGGTTGTCCTGCGTGTGCGCCGCGCTCGCCGACTCCGCAGCCGGGGCGCGTCCGGGCACGGTGCGGCGGATCCGCGCGCTCGGCTCCGCGGCTCCCGTCGCGTCCCTGCGGCCGGTGGCGGCATCGCCGGCCTGCGCACCCGACGCACGGTCCTGGACGGCCGCGGAATACCGCATCGTCGACCTCATCGGCGCCGGCCGCACCAATCGGCAGATCGCCTCCGAACTGGGAGTGAGCGAGAAGACCGTGGAGAAGCAGCTGACCCGGCTGTTCAAGCGAACCGGCTGTCGATCCCGCGTTGAACTGGTGACGATGCGGCTGCGCGACACGAGTCCGGCGGAAGGACTGGGGTGGGCGTCGTGA
- a CDS encoding 3-hydroxyacyl-CoA dehydrogenase family protein: MEAEEVMATSAIPAKVAVIGGGQMGSGIARTYAIAGAEVSIVERGTAAADIAEKRLSDAVQKDAKREKLDDPDELLSRLNVIPELADLPAGTELVIEAVPEVAETKVEVLSGAERFVDAEAVLASNTSSLSVAGLSAALRHPERFLGMHYFNPVPASKLVELVAGPSTTEAVIGRARGWVRVLGKTDLLVRDSPGFATSRLGVLLGLEAIRMLAEGIADAASVDSAMELGYRHPMGPLRSTDLVGLDVRLAIAEHLHATLGERFAPPQLLRDKVARGELGRKTGRGFFNWE, encoded by the coding sequence CTGGAAGCGGAGGAAGTCATGGCCACGTCAGCAATTCCGGCGAAGGTCGCCGTGATCGGTGGTGGACAGATGGGTTCGGGAATCGCGCGGACGTACGCCATCGCGGGCGCCGAAGTATCCATTGTGGAAAGAGGGACCGCTGCGGCGGACATTGCCGAGAAAAGGCTCTCGGACGCCGTCCAGAAGGACGCGAAGCGGGAGAAGCTGGACGACCCGGATGAGCTGCTCAGCCGCTTGAACGTGATTCCGGAGCTCGCCGATCTCCCCGCTGGTACGGAGCTGGTGATCGAGGCGGTGCCGGAAGTGGCCGAGACGAAGGTCGAGGTGCTCTCCGGCGCAGAGCGGTTCGTCGATGCGGAGGCGGTGCTCGCCAGCAACACGAGTTCGCTGTCCGTCGCCGGACTTTCCGCCGCACTGCGGCACCCGGAGCGATTCCTGGGCATGCACTACTTCAACCCGGTTCCCGCTTCGAAACTCGTGGAACTGGTGGCAGGCCCGAGCACCACCGAGGCCGTCATCGGCCGGGCGCGCGGCTGGGTGCGCGTCCTCGGCAAAACGGATCTGCTGGTGCGCGACTCGCCCGGTTTCGCCACCAGTCGTCTTGGCGTGCTGCTGGGACTGGAGGCGATCCGGATGCTGGCGGAGGGCATCGCCGACGCCGCATCCGTGGATTCCGCGATGGAACTGGGCTACCGGCACCCGATGGGTCCGCTGCGCTCCACCGACCTGGTCGGGCTGGACGTCCGCCTGGCGATCGCCGAACACCTGCACGCGACCCTCGGCGAGCGGTTCGCGCCACCGCAGCTGCTGCGCGACAAGGTCGCGCGGGGAGAGCTCGGCCGCAAAACCGGCCGCGGTTTCTTCAACTGGGAGTGA
- a CDS encoding LuxR C-terminal-related transcriptional regulator encodes MTTQIEREAPPGGDRPDRSARKPVRIAVRAADPITLTGLTCTLMGQQQLQVTSTSTAAEVDVLVYAVDAVTTSTVAGLRRAAAEFDVPIVLVTGEFDSAQLLSATECTVVAILHRNSATPARLQEAVLAAADGGAALPPKLLGELLRQVQALQQDVLTPRGLNTSGLTPREIDVVRLIAEGCDTEEIGNRLCYSERTVKNIIYTMTNRLRMRNRPHLVAYAVRTGVI; translated from the coding sequence ATGACCACCCAGATCGAGCGGGAAGCCCCACCGGGCGGTGACCGGCCGGACCGCTCCGCCCGGAAACCGGTGCGGATCGCGGTCCGCGCCGCCGACCCCATCACCCTCACCGGTTTGACCTGCACGTTGATGGGACAGCAGCAGCTGCAGGTGACCTCGACGTCCACCGCCGCCGAGGTGGACGTGCTGGTCTACGCCGTCGACGCGGTGACCACCTCGACGGTGGCCGGACTCCGCCGCGCCGCCGCCGAGTTCGACGTGCCCATCGTGCTGGTCACCGGGGAGTTCGACAGTGCCCAGCTGCTGAGCGCGACGGAATGCACGGTCGTGGCGATCCTGCACCGCAACTCCGCGACCCCCGCCCGGCTGCAGGAGGCCGTTCTGGCCGCCGCGGACGGTGGCGCCGCCCTCCCGCCGAAACTGCTCGGCGAACTGCTGCGGCAGGTGCAGGCCCTGCAGCAGGACGTGCTGACCCCGCGTGGCCTGAACACCTCGGGACTCACCCCGCGTGAGATCGACGTGGTGCGGTTGATCGCCGAAGGCTGCGACACCGAGGAGATCGGCAATCGGCTCTGCTACTCGGAACGCACCGTCAAGAACATCATCTACACCATGACGAACCGGTTGCGCATGCGGAACCGGCCGCACCTGGTCGCCTACGCGGTCCGCACCGGGGTCATCTGA
- a CDS encoding sensor histidine kinase KdpD, whose product MCEATGIGLLGSVLLRRFPLVRPLLGIVLITLLAMITSTGVVVALFGFSPEQAAIELSAACVAALVSLNIGLLRRVDGRPVTVGAARRTTAPPRWDVVAEVSRDLRVPLARLRATVESAQADAPSEQQSHLGRISTDLDRLGDQLDGLLRLSRIQADGLDPRPSPVELDVLAREVAARFGTIAAERGTTLRVDVESVEVPADRTMLAEALSTLVITAIHHGGYGGTVSISTGIDADRAVVTIDSEPGQAAADTGAGDDAIGLAVADEIIRAHHGTLMARLLPHRHRRHLRIPLG is encoded by the coding sequence TTGTGCGAGGCGACCGGCATCGGGCTGCTCGGTTCGGTGCTGTTGCGGCGATTCCCGCTCGTGCGGCCGCTGCTCGGGATCGTGCTGATCACGCTGCTCGCGATGATCACCAGCACCGGTGTGGTGGTCGCGCTGTTCGGCTTCTCCCCGGAACAGGCCGCCATCGAGCTGTCGGCGGCCTGCGTGGCGGCGCTGGTGTCGCTCAACATCGGCCTGCTCCGCCGCGTCGACGGGCGTCCGGTCACCGTCGGCGCGGCGCGTCGCACCACCGCGCCTCCGCGCTGGGACGTCGTCGCCGAGGTATCGCGCGACCTGCGGGTTCCGCTGGCGAGGCTGCGCGCGACGGTGGAGTCCGCCCAGGCCGACGCTCCCAGCGAGCAGCAGAGCCACCTCGGGCGGATCAGCACCGACCTGGACCGGCTCGGCGATCAGCTCGACGGTCTGCTTCGGCTGTCCCGGATCCAGGCCGACGGACTGGATCCGCGCCCCTCCCCCGTGGAACTGGACGTCCTCGCGCGCGAAGTCGCGGCCCGATTCGGCACCATCGCCGCGGAACGCGGAACGACGCTCCGGGTGGACGTCGAATCCGTCGAGGTGCCCGCCGACCGGACGATGCTGGCGGAGGCCCTCAGCACGCTGGTCATCACGGCGATCCACCACGGCGGATACGGCGGGACGGTATCGATCAGCACCGGCATCGACGCGGACCGGGCGGTCGTGACCATCGACTCCGAACCCGGCCAGGCCGCCGCCGATACCGGCGCCGGCGACGACGCCATCGGACTCGCAGTGGCCGACGAGATCATTCGCGCGCATCACGGCACATTGATGGCCCGCTTGCTGCCGCACCGGCACCGCCGACACCTCCGGATTCCGCTCGGCTGA
- a CDS encoding trimeric intracellular cation channel family protein codes for MPEPSSLLLVLDLVGTFAFGLNGALTAVRAVRVDLVGVLALGMTTALGGGIIRDVLIGSVPPATFSDLTYLGAAAAGALVAFFLSIPLERFTTIIVVFDAVGLSVFCVTGATKALDFGLGPVQAVLLGGITAVGGGTVRDVLIRRVPAVLVSDLYAVPALVGAAIVVAGTYAGFAPLLGVLAASAACFVIRMLGVVFELQVPSALGRRRADDDGDEPGGR; via the coding sequence ATGCCGGAGCCGTCGTCGCTGTTGCTCGTGCTGGACCTGGTGGGGACGTTCGCTTTCGGGCTCAACGGCGCGCTCACCGCGGTGCGCGCCGTCCGGGTCGACCTGGTCGGCGTGCTGGCGCTGGGAATGACGACCGCGCTGGGCGGCGGCATCATCCGCGACGTGCTGATCGGCTCGGTACCGCCCGCCACGTTCAGCGACCTCACCTACCTGGGCGCGGCCGCCGCGGGAGCGCTGGTGGCGTTCTTCCTCAGCATTCCGCTGGAACGCTTCACCACGATCATCGTCGTGTTCGACGCCGTGGGTCTGAGCGTGTTCTGCGTGACCGGCGCGACGAAGGCGCTGGACTTCGGGCTCGGCCCGGTGCAGGCGGTGCTGCTCGGCGGCATCACCGCCGTCGGCGGCGGCACGGTGCGGGACGTGCTCATCCGGCGAGTCCCGGCGGTACTGGTCAGCGACCTGTACGCGGTGCCCGCGCTGGTCGGCGCGGCGATCGTGGTGGCAGGCACGTACGCCGGGTTCGCCCCGCTGCTCGGCGTGCTGGCGGCGTCCGCGGCGTGCTTCGTGATCCGGATGCTGGGCGTCGTGTTCGAACTTCAGGTGCCGTCCGCGTTGGGCCGGCGACGTGCGGACGACGACGGGGACGAGCCGGGCGGGCGGTGA
- a CDS encoding TerC family protein, with amino-acid sequence MNVPGWVWLLTIIAVVGLLLFDYIFHVRKAHTPSLREAAVWSAGYVGIALVFGLGVLVFGGATMGAEYFAGYVTEKALSVDNLFVFLIIISSFKVPHADQQKVLLFGIVFSLIARTGFIFLGAALINSLAWVFYIFGFILLVTAGNLLRPAGSEDRTADNIIIRIAERIFHTTDEYDGDKLTTMVDGKRTLTPMLLVMVAIGGTDVLFALDSIPAIFGLTQNVYLVITATAFSLLGLRQLYFLIDGLLDRLIFLSYGLALILGFIGVKLVLHALHENNVPFINNGMPLHVIEISTGLSLTVIIGVLVITVVASLMSPKGRAQNAVSGARRHAVAYLDEGFETDPAKREQIYQKLLDEEQQIRKLPERHRAVIREESQLMGLLHRAHERHREMSGPGTREAEGDS; translated from the coding sequence ATGAACGTACCGGGCTGGGTGTGGCTCCTGACGATCATCGCGGTCGTCGGGTTGCTGCTGTTCGACTACATCTTCCACGTGCGCAAAGCGCATACGCCGAGCCTGCGGGAGGCGGCGGTCTGGTCGGCCGGTTACGTCGGCATCGCCCTCGTGTTCGGGCTCGGCGTGCTGGTGTTCGGCGGTGCCACGATGGGCGCGGAGTACTTCGCCGGGTACGTGACGGAGAAGGCTCTGTCGGTGGACAACCTGTTCGTCTTCCTGATCATCATTTCGAGCTTCAAGGTGCCGCACGCGGATCAGCAGAAGGTGCTGCTGTTCGGCATCGTGTTCTCGCTCATCGCCCGGACCGGATTCATCTTCCTCGGTGCCGCGCTGATCAACTCGCTGGCCTGGGTGTTCTACATCTTCGGATTCATCCTGCTGGTGACCGCGGGGAATCTGCTGCGGCCCGCCGGCTCCGAGGACCGCACCGCCGACAACATCATCATCCGGATCGCCGAACGCATCTTCCACACCACCGACGAGTACGACGGCGACAAGCTCACCACCATGGTGGACGGGAAGCGGACGCTCACCCCGATGCTGCTGGTGATGGTCGCGATCGGCGGCACCGACGTGCTGTTCGCGCTGGATTCCATCCCGGCCATTTTCGGGCTGACGCAGAACGTGTACCTGGTGATCACCGCGACCGCGTTCTCGCTGCTGGGTTTGCGGCAGCTGTACTTCCTCATCGACGGGCTGCTGGACCGGCTCATCTTCCTGTCCTACGGGCTCGCGCTGATTCTCGGCTTCATCGGGGTGAAACTCGTGTTGCACGCTTTGCACGAGAACAATGTGCCGTTCATCAACAACGGCATGCCGTTGCACGTCATCGAGATCAGCACCGGCCTGTCCCTGACCGTGATCATCGGGGTGCTGGTGATCACGGTGGTCGCCTCGCTGATGAGTCCGAAGGGCCGGGCGCAGAACGCGGTCTCCGGTGCTCGCAGGCACGCCGTGGCCTATCTCGACGAGGGATTCGAGACGGATCCGGCGAAACGGGAGCAGATCTACCAGAAGCTGCTGGATGAGGAGCAGCAGATCAGAAAGCTCCCGGAACGACATCGCGCGGTCATCCGGGAGGAGTCGCAGCTGATGGGCCTGTTGCATCGCGCGCACGAGCGACACCGGGAGATGTCCGGTCCGGGAACGCGCGAGGCGGAGGGCGATTCCTGA
- a CDS encoding amidohydrolase codes for MTTTSPAQAVLSGGDTGWLEDFYQDLHRHPELSHQEHRTASKVAERLGEWDFEVRTGVGGTGVVGVLRNGPGPTVLLRADMDALPVREATGLRYASTVTTDGDSPTPVMHACGHDVHVTCLLGAAQLLAAGTGHWSGTAIALFQPAEETADGARGMVEDGLRSIIPAPDVALAQHVLPLPAGRVATGSGPVLAAADSMRITVHGSGGHGSMPHTTVDPVVVAAMIVVRLQTVVAREVPPGEPVVLTVGSVQAGTKSNVIPDTAVIELNVRTYGEQVRTQVLDAIDRIVRAECVASRCPKEPEFEVFGSFPVTENDHEVTERVTGALQEHFDDVGEMGRWTASEDFGDLPAAFDAPSTYWALGGVDPEGYERAARQGRVAQDIPANHSAKFAPVPQPTLDAGTRGLVVAALAYLKPEADR; via the coding sequence GTGACGACCACGTCACCTGCTCAGGCAGTCCTGAGCGGCGGAGACACCGGCTGGCTGGAGGATTTCTACCAGGACCTGCACCGCCACCCGGAGCTCTCGCACCAGGAGCACCGCACCGCCTCGAAGGTGGCCGAACGCCTCGGCGAATGGGATTTCGAGGTGCGCACCGGGGTCGGCGGCACCGGTGTGGTCGGGGTGCTGCGCAACGGGCCGGGACCGACGGTGCTGTTGCGCGCCGACATGGACGCGCTGCCGGTGCGGGAGGCGACCGGCCTGCGCTACGCCAGCACCGTCACCACCGACGGCGACTCGCCCACACCGGTGATGCACGCGTGCGGGCACGACGTGCACGTCACCTGCCTGCTCGGCGCCGCGCAGCTGCTGGCGGCAGGGACCGGGCACTGGAGCGGCACTGCGATCGCGTTGTTCCAGCCCGCCGAGGAGACCGCGGACGGCGCCCGCGGCATGGTCGAGGACGGGCTCCGGTCGATCATCCCCGCTCCGGACGTGGCGCTGGCGCAGCACGTGCTGCCGTTGCCCGCCGGACGGGTCGCGACCGGCAGCGGGCCGGTGCTCGCCGCCGCCGACAGCATGCGGATCACCGTGCACGGCTCCGGCGGACACGGATCGATGCCGCACACCACGGTCGATCCGGTCGTGGTCGCGGCGATGATCGTCGTCCGGTTGCAGACGGTGGTGGCCCGCGAGGTGCCGCCGGGCGAGCCGGTGGTGCTGACCGTGGGAAGCGTGCAGGCCGGGACGAAGAGCAACGTCATCCCGGACACCGCGGTCATCGAACTCAACGTCCGCACCTACGGCGAGCAGGTGCGCACCCAGGTGCTGGATGCGATCGACCGGATCGTCCGCGCCGAGTGCGTGGCCTCGCGGTGCCCGAAGGAACCCGAATTCGAGGTGTTCGGGAGCTTCCCGGTGACCGAGAACGATCACGAGGTGACCGAGCGGGTCACCGGCGCGCTGCAGGAGCACTTCGACGACGTCGGGGAGATGGGGCGGTGGACGGCGAGCGAGGACTTCGGTGATCTTCCCGCCGCGTTCGACGCCCCCAGCACGTATTGGGCGCTCGGCGGCGTCGACCCGGAGGGCTACGAGCGGGCGGCGCGGCAGGGACGTGTCGCGCAGGACATCCCGGCGAATCACTCGGCGAAGTTCGCTCCGGTGCCGCAACCGACGCTCGACGCGGGCACCCGGGGGCTGGTGGTGGCGGCGCTGGCCTACCTGAAACCGGAAGCGGACCGTTGA